The Coriobacteriia bacterium genome window below encodes:
- the cydB gene encoding cytochrome d ubiquinol oxidase subunit II — MTLGVIWFVLLGVLFAGYAVLDGFDLGIGALYPFLGKSDADKRVMRRAIGPVWDGNEVWLLTAGGAMFAAFPAVYATVFSGFYLALMLVLFALIFRAVSVEFRAHDEGWAKLWDGAFFLGSALPALLFGVAAGNILRGVPLAANGEFAGNFFTLLNPYALICGVFGLTAFIVQGASWLAVKSSGDLHDRAVGVRSTYSWVYIGLAAITFVGTWTLVPEAFSRLLGSPVGWLFGVLLLGSIVWGQLSIRRGQDLPAWLAASLSMVAMVGLWASAIFPRLVPALGNDALSLTIENSMSSQLALTAMLIIAIIGVPLVLYYVFLVYRAFWGKISAEGDGY, encoded by the coding sequence ATGACGCTAGGTGTGATCTGGTTCGTGTTGCTCGGGGTGCTCTTCGCTGGATACGCGGTGCTCGATGGGTTCGACCTCGGCATCGGGGCGCTGTATCCCTTCCTCGGCAAGAGCGATGCCGACAAGCGCGTGATGCGCAGGGCGATCGGACCCGTGTGGGACGGCAACGAGGTGTGGTTGCTCACGGCCGGCGGTGCGATGTTCGCGGCGTTTCCGGCGGTGTATGCGACGGTGTTCTCCGGGTTCTATCTCGCACTCATGCTCGTCCTGTTCGCGCTCATCTTCCGGGCTGTGTCGGTGGAGTTTCGGGCGCACGATGAGGGCTGGGCGAAGCTGTGGGACGGAGCCTTCTTCTTGGGAAGCGCGCTTCCGGCGCTGCTGTTTGGTGTAGCTGCAGGCAATATCCTTCGTGGCGTGCCGTTGGCAGCCAACGGTGAGTTCGCGGGCAACTTCTTCACGCTGCTCAACCCGTATGCGCTCATCTGCGGAGTGTTTGGTCTGACGGCGTTCATAGTGCAGGGCGCCTCATGGCTGGCAGTGAAGTCGAGCGGCGACCTTCACGATCGCGCGGTGGGCGTTCGCTCCACGTACAGCTGGGTCTACATCGGTCTGGCGGCGATCACCTTCGTCGGTACGTGGACCTTGGTGCCGGAAGCGTTCTCGAGGCTCCTTGGCTCACCGGTCGGCTGGCTCTTTGGTGTGCTGCTGCTGGGATCGATCGTGTGGGGACAGCTGTCGATCCGTCGAGGCCAGGATCTGCCGGCGTGGCTAGCGGCATCGCTTTCCATGGTGGCCATGGTCGGCCTGTGGGCCTCCGCGATCTTCCCGCGGCTTGTTCCTGCGCTTGGCAACGACGCGCTGTCGCTCACGATCGAGAACTCGATGTCTTCGCAGCTTGCGCTCACGGCAATGCTAATCATCGCGATCATCGGCGTGCCGCTGGTTCTCTATTACGTGTTCCTGGTCTATCGCGCGTTCTGGGGCAAGATCAGTGCCGAGGGCGACGGATACTAG
- a CDS encoding homoserine O-acetyltransferase, whose translation MTSVSEGEQKNSVQPLASGPRLCVLPQGLDLVSGRRLEHVEVAYETFGELDEQGSNAILICHALSGDAHVAAGSDADGVERPGWWDVMVGPGMGIDTRKYFVICSNVIGGCSGSTGPASADPATGTPYGLRFPLVTVEDMVAAQAGLLDQLGVKRLLAVVGGSMGGMQALAWAKLYPERVRTCIGVASTPRLAAQAIAFNEVGRTAILSDVNFAGGDYYGAEQPANGLAIARMVGHITYLSDESMRDKFGRRLQTREDLAFDFVTEFEVESYLAHQGRKFVERFDANTYLYMTKAMDYFDLAAGADSLADALDGTPARFLLLTFSSDWLFPTYQTRLLVDALRRARAEVSFAEIESPYGHDAFLLEPEEQRRYIEPFLECAHEESLAEKGGAL comes from the coding sequence GTGACATCCGTGTCTGAAGGCGAACAGAAGAACAGCGTTCAGCCGCTGGCCTCAGGGCCCCGGCTGTGTGTGCTTCCGCAAGGCCTTGATCTGGTCTCGGGCCGGCGTCTCGAGCACGTCGAGGTCGCGTATGAGACCTTCGGCGAGCTGGATGAGCAAGGCAGCAACGCGATCCTGATCTGCCACGCGCTCTCGGGCGACGCTCACGTTGCCGCTGGTTCGGACGCCGATGGCGTCGAGCGGCCCGGCTGGTGGGACGTCATGGTGGGGCCGGGCATGGGCATCGACACCCGCAAGTACTTCGTCATCTGCTCCAACGTCATCGGCGGATGCTCCGGCTCGACCGGGCCGGCCTCGGCGGATCCTGCGACCGGCACTCCCTACGGGCTGCGCTTCCCGCTCGTCACCGTCGAGGACATGGTTGCGGCGCAGGCGGGACTGCTCGATCAGCTCGGCGTGAAGCGGTTGCTGGCGGTGGTCGGCGGCTCGATGGGCGGCATGCAAGCGCTGGCGTGGGCGAAGCTCTATCCCGAGCGCGTCCGCACCTGCATCGGCGTCGCGAGTACACCGCGTTTGGCGGCGCAGGCTATCGCGTTCAACGAGGTCGGCCGCACGGCCATCCTGAGCGACGTCAACTTCGCCGGCGGCGACTACTACGGCGCCGAGCAGCCCGCGAACGGGCTCGCGATCGCGCGCATGGTGGGGCACATCACGTACCTGTCGGACGAATCGATGCGCGACAAGTTTGGCCGCAGGCTGCAGACGCGCGAGGACCTCGCGTTCGACTTCGTCACCGAGTTCGAGGTCGAGAGCTACCTCGCGCATCAGGGACGCAAGTTCGTCGAGCGCTTCGACGCCAACACATACCTCTACATGACCAAGGCGATGGACTACTTCGACCTCGCTGCCGGCGCCGATTCGCTTGCCGACGCGCTCGACGGCACGCCCGCCCGCTTCTTGCTGCTCACGTTCTCAAGCGACTGGCTCTTCCCCACATACCAGACGCGGTTGCTGGTTGACGCGCTACGCAGGGCTCGCGCCGAGGTCTCCTTCGCCGAGATCGAGAGTCCCTATGGCCACGACGCCTTCCTGCTCGAACCCGAGGAGCAGAGGCGCTACATCGAGCCGTTCCTCGAGTGTGCTCACGAAGAATCTCTCGCCGAGAAGGGTGGTGCGCTGTGA
- a CDS encoding Rrf2 family transcriptional regulator, translating to MDVTRRTDYAIRIMLALARAGAGPLSVRDLAERQGVPYAFARSIQRDLVSAGLVVSRRGAQGGILLARPADAITLLDVVEAIQGRVSCAVCVSDPAWCDRMGGCSVHRVWQEVDRLTSEYLGGKSLASLLG from the coding sequence ATGGACGTCACTCGCCGCACTGACTACGCGATCCGCATCATGCTTGCGCTCGCGCGCGCCGGGGCGGGCCCGCTTTCGGTTCGCGATCTTGCGGAGCGGCAAGGGGTGCCCTACGCGTTCGCCCGGAGCATTCAGCGGGATCTTGTCTCGGCTGGGTTGGTGGTTTCTCGGCGAGGGGCACAGGGAGGGATCCTGTTGGCGCGCCCGGCGGACGCAATCACGCTGCTCGACGTGGTCGAGGCCATTCAGGGTCGTGTGTCGTGCGCAGTGTGCGTGAGCGATCCGGCATGGTGCGATCGGATGGGGGGCTGTTCGGTCCATCGGGTGTGGCAGGAGGTGGATCGTCTGACTTCGGAGTACCTGGGAGGGAAGTCGTTGGCTTCATTACTCGGATAG
- a CDS encoding GNAT family N-acetyltransferase, with protein sequence MQADRPDIQIRPARREEATAIAEVVRAAFLTEAERYGTDIPPLRENAADVAATFDAGDAALVAEAEGALVGTIRGETEPDGAVVVRRLAVLPEWRRCGIARALLVALEAAYPDATHFRLFTGSESHGPLALYRSLGYELTRSEPVAPGMEIVFLDKYVS encoded by the coding sequence ATGCAAGCCGATCGCCCCGACATCCAGATCCGCCCCGCTCGCCGAGAAGAAGCCACCGCGATCGCCGAGGTGGTTCGCGCGGCGTTCCTCACGGAGGCCGAGCGCTACGGCACCGACATCCCGCCTCTGCGCGAAAACGCCGCCGATGTGGCCGCCACCTTCGATGCCGGCGATGCCGCGCTGGTCGCCGAGGCTGAAGGAGCGCTGGTGGGCACGATCCGCGGCGAGACGGAGCCGGACGGCGCGGTGGTCGTGCGCCGACTCGCGGTCCTGCCGGAGTGGCGGCGCTGCGGCATCGCCCGCGCCCTGCTCGTCGCGCTCGAGGCCGCGTACCCGGATGCGACTCACTTCCGGCTCTTCACCGGAAGCGAGTCTCACGGCCCGCTCGCGCTCTACCGATCCCTGGGCTACGAGCTCACGCGCTCGGAGCCCGTAGCGCCAGGGATGGAGATCGTCTTCCTCGACAAGTATGTCAGCTAG
- a CDS encoding O-acetylhomoserine aminocarboxypropyltransferase/cysteine synthase: MSDSTAPRFDTISVHGGATADPTTGSRAVPIYQTVAYNFNDADHAADLFGLRALGNIYTRIMNPTTDVLEQRIAKLEGGTAAVATASGHAAEVLALLNLAGSGDSIVSSTSLYGGTWNIFLHTFKRLGIEVRFVETTDTEGFAKASDDTTKAWYVETIGNPRLDVPDIGGLAALGRELGIPLIVDNTFATPYLSRPIEHGAAVVIESLTKWIGGHGTSLGGIVVDGGNFDWGSGRFPQYTEGDPSYHGLKFWDAFKDFAGLGNVAFAFRTRTQLLRDFGPAISPFNAQQILLGVETLALRVQRHADNALAVAKYLESHPKVAWVAYPGLDSHPTKANADKYLVNGYGGVVVFGVKGGLEAGKRLIDSVELFSHLANVGDAKSLIIHPASTTHSQLSDEELVTAGIGPDFVRLSIGIENIEDIIADLGQALETA, from the coding sequence ATGAGCGACTCGACCGCACCCCGTTTCGATACCATTAGCGTTCACGGCGGCGCCACTGCCGACCCCACCACCGGTTCCCGCGCGGTGCCGATCTACCAGACGGTGGCCTACAACTTCAATGACGCGGACCACGCCGCTGATCTCTTCGGTCTGCGCGCTCTGGGCAACATCTACACGCGCATCATGAACCCGACGACTGATGTGCTTGAGCAGCGCATCGCGAAGCTCGAGGGCGGTACCGCGGCGGTTGCGACGGCTTCGGGGCACGCGGCCGAGGTGCTCGCGCTGCTGAACCTCGCGGGTTCGGGCGACAGTATCGTCTCCTCGACGTCGCTTTACGGCGGCACTTGGAATATCTTCCTGCACACGTTCAAGCGCCTCGGTATCGAGGTTCGCTTCGTCGAAACCACCGATACCGAGGGCTTCGCTAAGGCATCAGACGACACCACCAAGGCGTGGTACGTCGAGACGATCGGCAACCCGCGCCTCGACGTTCCCGACATCGGGGGGCTTGCGGCTCTCGGCCGCGAACTCGGCATCCCGCTGATCGTCGACAACACGTTTGCGACGCCGTACCTCTCGCGCCCGATCGAGCATGGAGCGGCGGTCGTCATCGAGTCGCTCACGAAGTGGATTGGCGGACACGGCACGTCGCTTGGCGGCATCGTCGTCGACGGCGGCAACTTCGACTGGGGCAGCGGGCGCTTCCCGCAGTACACCGAAGGCGACCCGAGTTACCATGGCCTGAAGTTCTGGGACGCGTTCAAGGACTTCGCGGGCCTCGGCAACGTCGCCTTCGCATTTCGCACCCGCACGCAGCTCCTGCGCGACTTCGGTCCCGCGATCTCGCCGTTCAACGCGCAGCAGATCCTTCTCGGCGTCGAGACGCTTGCGCTTCGCGTTCAGCGCCACGCCGACAACGCGCTGGCGGTCGCGAAGTACCTGGAGAGCCATCCGAAGGTCGCGTGGGTCGCATACCCCGGCCTCGACAGCCACCCCACCAAGGCCAACGCCGACAAGTACTTGGTCAACGGTTATGGCGGCGTCGTGGTGTTCGGCGTGAAGGGCGGACTTGAGGCCGGCAAGCGGCTGATCGACTCGGTCGAGCTGTTTTCGCACCTCGCCAACGTCGGCGATGCGAAATCGCTTATCATCCATCCTGCCAGCACGACGCACTCGCAGCTGAGCGACGAGGAGCTGGTGACGGCGGGGATCGGACCGGACTTCGTGCGTCTGTCGATCGGTATCGAGAACATCGAAGACATCATTGCGGACTTGGGACAGGCTTTGGAGACAGCGTGA
- a CDS encoding cytochrome ubiquinol oxidase subunit I gives MDVVLLSRIQFAVTVAYHFLFVPVSIGLGLVVALFERRYYKSGKPEDRAASDLWIRIFAATFVVGVATGVTMEFAFGTNWATYSRFVGDIFGAPLAAEGLFAFFLESMFLGVLVFGRSRVSKKFYHVSAWLVWGGSMLSALWIIIANSWMQTPAGYKVVETASGSKAVLTDFFAAAFNPSTLPRYFHTIDAILITGGFLAAGVGAYYLRKGVYRQFGRAAISTGLAIAAIFSVLILPTGHWQAVEVVNQQPEKIAAMEGHWNAGPIPLGIVGWLNPADKTTTALEIPGAVSFLASLDFSKSYPGLNDFAASDLPPLQATYQTYHAMLLVFGALVIIALGLWWMNRRGTLEKKRWLLGVLMWLWILPELGIQFGWAAAEIGRQPWIVYRLLRTTDAISATVPAGQVAFTLGMFVVIYTILYVGWARVVLGMIKKGPALTAESEPAAVKA, from the coding sequence ATGGATGTAGTCCTGTTGTCGCGTATTCAGTTCGCAGTCACGGTCGCGTACCACTTCCTGTTCGTGCCGGTCTCGATTGGACTGGGCCTGGTCGTTGCCCTGTTCGAGCGCAGGTACTACAAGAGCGGCAAGCCGGAAGACAGGGCGGCATCGGACCTGTGGATCCGGATTTTCGCCGCTACGTTTGTGGTCGGGGTGGCCACGGGCGTGACGATGGAGTTCGCGTTCGGCACGAACTGGGCGACGTACTCCCGGTTCGTCGGCGACATCTTTGGCGCGCCGCTTGCCGCCGAGGGCCTGTTCGCATTCTTCCTCGAGTCGATGTTCCTCGGTGTCCTGGTCTTTGGGCGCAGTCGTGTCTCGAAGAAGTTCTACCATGTCTCGGCGTGGTTGGTCTGGGGCGGTTCCATGCTTTCAGCGTTGTGGATCATCATCGCGAATTCGTGGATGCAGACTCCGGCCGGCTACAAGGTGGTTGAGACCGCATCAGGGTCCAAGGCCGTACTCACCGACTTCTTCGCAGCCGCCTTCAACCCCTCCACGTTGCCGCGCTACTTCCACACCATCGACGCCATTCTGATCACCGGCGGGTTCCTCGCAGCCGGCGTCGGCGCGTACTACCTGCGGAAAGGCGTGTATCGGCAGTTTGGCCGCGCCGCAATCTCGACCGGGCTCGCCATCGCAGCGATCTTCTCGGTCCTCATTCTTCCGACGGGACACTGGCAGGCGGTCGAGGTCGTCAATCAGCAGCCGGAGAAGATCGCGGCAATGGAGGGCCACTGGAACGCGGGGCCGATTCCGCTGGGAATCGTCGGCTGGCTGAACCCCGCCGACAAGACCACGACGGCTCTGGAAATCCCGGGTGCCGTGAGCTTCCTCGCGTCGCTGGATTTCTCGAAGTCCTATCCGGGCCTGAACGATTTCGCCGCATCCGATCTGCCTCCACTGCAGGCGACGTACCAGACCTATCACGCGATGCTGCTCGTGTTTGGAGCCTTAGTCATCATCGCGCTCGGACTGTGGTGGATGAATCGCCGAGGCACCCTTGAGAAGAAGCGCTGGCTGTTGGGCGTGCTCATGTGGCTCTGGATACTTCCTGAGCTGGGAATCCAGTTTGGGTGGGCCGCAGCCGAAATCGGGCGGCAGCCTTGGATCGTCTACAGACTGCTGCGCACGACAGACGCCATCTCGGCGACGGTGCCGGCGGGTCAGGTGGCGTTCACGCTCGGCATGTTCGTGGTGATCTACACGATCCTCTACGTGGGCTGGGCGCGGGTTGTCCTCGGCATGATCAAGAAGGGCCCGGCTCTTACCGCCGAGTCCGAACCGGCCGCCGTGAAGGCATAG
- the metW gene encoding methionine biosynthesis protein MetW, with protein MCSRRISRREGWCAVTAADLLRADLQLVISLIPEGSRVLDLGCGDGSLMAHLRDERGCDVRGIEVSGEEIAAALRRGLSVVQADLDEGLTGHPDGAFDVVVLSQTMQMMRHPAFVLREMLRVGKRGIVTFPNFGHWKVRSYLALKGRMPVSESIPFSWYDTPNIHHTTIKDFRDFVAANGGEIEREIPLSAGEWRQKVREVRVLPNLLADTAVAVVRGRG; from the coding sequence GTGTGCTCACGAAGAATCTCTCGCCGAGAAGGGTGGTGCGCTGTGACCGCTGCCGATTTGCTTCGCGCTGACCTGCAGCTCGTGATCTCGCTCATACCCGAGGGCAGCCGAGTACTCGATCTGGGCTGCGGCGACGGCTCGCTCATGGCGCATCTGCGCGACGAGCGCGGCTGCGATGTTCGCGGCATCGAGGTCAGCGGCGAGGAGATCGCAGCGGCGCTGCGGCGCGGACTGTCGGTCGTTCAGGCCGACCTCGACGAGGGCCTGACCGGACATCCCGACGGCGCCTTCGACGTCGTTGTACTCTCGCAGACCATGCAGATGATGCGCCATCCGGCGTTCGTGCTGCGCGAGATGCTGCGAGTGGGCAAGCGCGGCATCGTGACGTTCCCGAACTTCGGCCACTGGAAGGTTCGCTCGTACCTCGCGCTCAAGGGGCGGATGCCCGTCTCTGAGTCGATTCCGTTCTCGTGGTACGACACGCCCAACATCCACCACACCACCATTAAAGACTTCCGCGACTTCGTCGCCGCCAACGGCGGGGAGATCGAGCGCGAGATCCCGCTGTCAGCTGGGGAGTGGCGCCAGAAGGTCCGTGAGGTGCGCGTGCTGCCGAACCTGCTGGCGGACACAGCCGTGGCAGTGGTGCGGGGGAGAGGGTAG